The sequence TAATGTATGGGACTCAGCTGGTGCTAATGTATGGGACTGAGCTGGTGCTAATGTATGGGACTCAGCTGGTGCTAATGTATGGGACTCCACTGGTGTTAATGTATGGGACTCCGCTGGTGCTAATGCACGGGACTCAGCTGGTGCTAATGTATGGGACTGAGCTGGTGCTAATGTATGGGATTCAGCTGGTGCTAATGTATGGGATTCAGCTGGTGCTAATGTATGGGATTCAGCTGGTACTAATGTATGGGATTCAGCTGGTACTAATGTATGGGACTCAGCTGGTGCGAATGCATGGGATTCAGCTGGTACTAATGTATGGGATTCAGCTGGTGCTAATGCATGGAACTCAGCTGGTGCTAATGTATGAGATTCAGCTGGTGCGAATGTATGGGATTCAGCTGGTGCAAATGTATCGGATTCAGCTGGTACTAATGCATGGGACTCAGCTGGTGCTAATGCATGGGACTCAGCTGGTACTAATGTATGGGATTCAGCTGGTGCGAATGTATGGGATTCAGCTGGTACTAATGCATGGGACTCAGCTGGTGCTAATGCATGGGACTCAGCTGGTGCGAATGCATGGGATTCAGCTGGTGCTAATGTATGGGATTCAGCTGGTTCTAATGCATGGGACTCAGCTGGTGCTAATGTATGGGATTCAGCTGGTGCTAATGTATGGGATTCAGCTGGTACTAATGTATGGGATTCAGCTGGTGCGAATGCATGGGATTCAGCTGGTGCTAATGTATGGGATTCAGCTGGTGCTAATGTATGGGATTCAGCTGGTACTAATGTATGGGATTCAGCTGGTACTAATGTATGGGACTCAGCTGGTGCGAATGCATGGGATTCAGCTGCTACTAATGTATGGGACTCAGCTGGTGCTAATGTATGGGATTCAGCTGGTACTAATGTATGGGACTCAGCTGGTGCGAATGCATGGGATTCAGCTCGTGCTAATGTATGGGATTCAGCTGGTACTAATGTATGGGACTCAGCTGGTGCGAATGCATGGGATTCAGCTGGTACTAATGTATGGGATTCAGCTGGTGCTAATGCATGGGACTCAGCTGGTGCTAATGTATGAGATTCAGCTGGTGCGAATGTATGGGATTCCGCTGGTACTAATGCATGGGACTCAGCTGGTGCTAGTGCATGGGACTCAGCTGGTGCGAATGCATGGGATTCAGCTGGTGCTAATGTATGGGATTCAGCTGGTTCTAATGCATGGGACTCAGCTGGTACTAATGTATGGGATTCAGCTGGTGCGAATGTATGGGATTCAGCTGGTACCAATGCATGGGATTCAGCTGGTGCTAATGCATGGGAATCAGCTGGTGCTAATGCATGGGATTCAGCTGGTGCTCATGCACGGGACTCAGCTGGTACTAATGCATGGGACTCAGCTGGTGCTAATGTATGGGATTCAGCTGGTGCTAATGCATGGGATTCAGCTGGTGCTAATGCATGGGATTCAGCTGGTGCTAATGCATGGGATTCAGCTGGTGCTAATGCACAGGACTCAGCTGGTGCTAATGTCTGGGATTCAGCTGGTACTAATGTATGGGACTCAGCTGGTGCTAATGTATGGGACTCAGCTGGTGCTCATGCACGGGACTCAGCTGGTGCTAATATATGGGACTCAGCTGGTGCTAATGCACAGGACTCAGCTGGTGCTAATGTATGGGACTCAGCTGGTGCTAATGTATGGGACTCAGCTGGTGCTAATGTATGGGACTCAGCTGGTGCTTAAGTATGAGACTCAGTTGGTGCTCATGTATGGGACTCAGCTGGTGCTAATGTATGGGACTCAGCTGGTGCTAATGCACAGGACTCAGCTGGTGCTAATGTATGGGACTCAGCTGGTGCTAATGTATGGGACTCAACTGGTGCTAATGTATGGGACTCAGCTGGTGCTAATGCACGAGACTCAACTGGTGCTTAAGTATGAGACTCAGTTGGTGCTCATGTATGGGACTCAGCTGGTGCTAATGTATGGGACTCAGCTGGTGCTAATGTATGGGACTCAGCTGGTGCTAATGCACAGGACTCAGCTGGTGCTAATGTATGGGACTCAGCTGGTGCTGATGCATGGGACTCAGCTGGTGCTAATGCACAGGACTCCGCTGGTGCTAACGTATGGGACTCAGCTGGTGCTAATGCACAGGACTCAGCTGGTGCTAATGTATGGGACTCAGCTGGTGCTAATGTATGGGACTGAGCTGGTGCTAATGTATGGGACTCAGCTGGTGCTAATGTATGGGACTCCACTGGTGTTAATGTATGGGACTCCGCTGGTGCTAATGCACGGGACTCAGCTGGTGCTAATGTATGGGACTGAGCTGGTGCTAATGTATGGGGCTCAGTTGGTGCTTTTGCATGGGTCTCAGATGGTGCTAATGCGTGAGGCTCAGCTGGtgctacatacatacgaacatactaaCTAGCATCAGAGTAGgctattcggtccctcgagcctgctccgccattctataagatcatggctgatctgtttgtggattcatctctaatttcctgcctacccccgatctcctttgactcccttgtttgtcaagaatctgtctacctctgccttaaaaacattcattgACCCAGCCTGTACTTCTTTCTGGGATAGAGAGTTCCACAAACTCACAActatctgagagaaaaaaatttctcctcatctcagtcttaaatgggagaccccttattttctaTCTcagttaaaaagtacctggacatgcacctgaagtgctgtaacctgcaaggctacagaccaggtgctgaaaggtgggattagaacgggcggctagttttttcagccagcacagacacgatgggctgaatggcctcgttctgtgcgatATACTTTCTCTGGTGTCTCTGGtctataaaatataagagcagggaggttatgctggaactgtataactcattggttaggccacaacctgagtactgtgtgaaattctggtcacctcattacagaaaggatgtcattgcactagagagggtacagagaagatttacgaggatgttgccaggactggaaatatgcaacaatgaggaaagattggataggctggagttattctccttggaacagaggtggctgaggggagatctgattgagatgtacaaaactttgaggggcctggatagagtggaggtgaagggtctatttaccttagcagagaggtcagtgatgagggggcatagatttaaagtgattggtagataaattagaggggagatgaggaaaaaccttttcacccagagggtggtggggtctggaactcactacctgaaagggtagttgaggcagaaactctcaactcattcaaaaggagtctggatatgcacctcaagtgccataatctgcagggctacggaccaaatgctggaaggtgggattagaaagggtggatcgtttttcggccggcacagacacgatgggccaagtggcctctttctgtgccttaaactttctatgcttctatgatccTGTGGTATGTGACTCAGTTGGTGCTAATGCACGGGACACAGCTGCTGTTTATGCATGGAATCAGCTGGTGCTAATGTATGGGGTTTAGCTGGTGCTACATacttacaaacatacgaactaggattaggagtaggctattcagcccctcaagcctgctccgccattctataagattaaggctgatctgtttgtggactcatctCTACTTCCCTGCCgaccccccgataccctttgactcccttgtttgtcaagaatctgtctaccactGCTTTAAaatcattcaatgaccctgcctccaccactctccggggaagagagttccacagactcacaaccctagaGAAAAAATaacttctcctcttctctgtcttaaataggagactTGTCTGCTCTcaactcgctctcaccagcttcggaaacaattgaagacaaatgaaccccaagagagaaaagtctcctacagtgaacaaggtttaagaagaatactggactccaacaaaaagcaagactacttacaaaaaggGACTACAGTGAGGTCGAAGCACAGTTAAAACCCCTCTtccgagattgcctcaaacctctccattttatttttcttctgctcttttctgtcccgattggaatgtgtatcgcatatgcatgctaacgtggggcgcggtgtgtatacatgggtgttaactgaattaaagtttaagtttcaataaatttcacttttcttctttaaaccgaagaaaacctggtgtgctcatttctttgccttataattggaaagtggtgaacaagggttcaccaagggggggagctcaaaacacagtatgtttaaaagtcaagtcctgttacaataagactaggtgaagacagtaaaagacccccagCCACCTTTCACACCTGATCATaacatctgccttaaaaacattcaatgaccctgcctacaCCGCTCtccgaggaagagagttccacaggctcacaaccctctgagagaaaaaaataatttctcctctgtcttaaatgggcaaccacttatttttaaactctgccccctagttttagtctctcccacaaggggaaacatcctttcaacatccaccctgtcaaagcccctcaggatcttatatgtttcaaagaacaaagaaaattacagcacaggaacaggcccttcggccctccaagcctgcgccgagccagatcctctatctaaacctgtcgcctattttctaaaggtctgtatctctttgcttcctgcccattcatgtatctgtctagatacatcttaaaaggcgctatcgtgcccgcgtctaccacctccgctggcaacgcattccaggcactcaccaccctctgcgtaaagaactttccacacgtatcccccctaaacatttcccctctcactttgaactcgtgacccctagtaattgaatcccccactctgggaaaaagcttcttgctatccaccctgtctatacctctcatgattttgtacacctcaatcaggtcccccctcaacctccgtctttctaatgaaaataatcctaatctactcaacctctcttcatagctagcgccctccataccaggcaacatcctggtgaacctcctctgcaccctctccaaagcatctacatccttttggtaatgtggcgaccagaactgcacgcagtattccaaatgtggccgaaccaaagtcttatacaactgtaacatgacctgccaacccttgtactcaataccccgtccgatgaaggaaagcatgccgtatgccttcttgaccactctattgacctacgttgccaccttcagggaacaatggacctgaacacccaaatctctctgtacatcagttttccccaggacttttccatttactgtatagttcactcttgaactggatcttccaaaatgcatcacctcgcatttgccctgattgaactccatctgccatttctctgcccaactctccagtctatctatattcagctgtattctgacagtccccttctgctactccaccaatcttagtgtcgtctgcaaacttgctaatcagaccacctatactttcctccaaatcatttatgtatatcacaaacaacagtggtcccagcacggatccctgtggaacaccactggtcacacgtctccattttgagaaactcccttccactgctactctctgtctcctgttgcccagccagttctttatccatcaagctagtacaccctggaccccatgcgacttcactttctccatcagcctaccatggggaaccttatcaaacgccttactgaagtccatgtatatgacatcgacagcccttccctcatcaatcaactttgtcacttcctcaaagaattctattaagttggtaagacatgaccttccctgcacaaaaccatgttgcctatcactgataagcccattttcttccaaatgggaatagatcctatccctcagtatcttctccagcagcttccctaccactgacgtcaggctcaccggtctataattacctggattatccctgctacccttcttaaacaaggggacaacattagcaattctccagtcctccgggacctcacccgtgtttaaggatgctgcaaagatatctgttaaggccccagctatttcctctctcgcttccctcagtaacctgggatagatcccatccggacctggggacttgtccaccttaatgccttttagaatacccaacatttcttctctccttatgccgacttgacctagagtaatcaaacatctgtccctaacctcaacatccgtcatgtccctctcctcggtgaataccgatgcaaagtactcgtttagaatctcacccattttctctgactccacgcataactttcctcttttgtccttgagtgggccaatcctttctctagttaccctcttgctccttatatgtgaataaaaggctttgggattttccttaaccctgtttgctaaagatatttcatgaccccttttagccctcttaattcctcatttcagattggtcctacattcccgatattctttcaaagcttcgtctttcttcagcctcctagaccttctgtatgcttcctttttcctcttagctagtctcacaatttcacctgtcttccatggttccctaatcttgccatttctatccctcattttcacaggaacatgtctcagcTGGTGTTAATGTATGGAACTCAGCTGGTGCTAGGATATGGTGCTCAGCTGGTCTCATGTATGGTGCTCAGCTGATGCTAATGCATGGGTTTCAGTTGATGCTAATGTATGGGACTCAGCTGATGCTCCTGTATAATGCTCAGCTGGTATTGTGTATGGGACTCAGATGGTGCTAATGTATGGGGTTCAGCTGGTGCTAATGTTTGGTATTCAGCTAGTTCTAATGCAAGGGACTCAGCTGGCACTAAGGTATGTTGCTCAGTTGATGCTAATACAGGGCCCATCCATGCCAGGTGTGCTATTACATGTAGGTGCTATAGTTTGGGCCTGCACTTGATGTTAATACATGTGCGTGTGCGAGTGTTTCAGCATGCACAATTACTAGTGCACCAAAGTTACAGTCAGTAGCACATTTCAGCATTTCAATAGAGTCCAAATGATTGAGATTCATCGTCAATTTTGCCACCAACCTAGAGTCTAGTCCTTAGGGGCGTTATTTCAGACAATCCAGCAATAGGTTTTTCTGCCATTATTCCTGTTTTCAGTGTTCAAGAATCTGATATTTCCTGGTAGAAACAAAGTCTTGCATTTCTATTATTATCTATCTTGCCCtatctttacagccagtgaagtacttttgaagtgaaatcaCTGTTGTAAATGTAGGGAATGCAGAAaccagttttcacacagcaagctcccacaaacagcaatgagacaatgaccagataatctgttttagtgatgttaggtaGGAAGGTCCAGGAAGGTAAAGCGGTATAAAGTAACACGATTACAGTTGCACAAGAGACAGTTTCAAAGACTGATTTGGTGCTGTGAGAGGGATGAAAGCCTGTTTGGACAGATTCAAACAGAGTTTCTTCGAGATGGGGGCGGGGTGGGATTTGGATGGCAACAATGCATTCAAAGACCTTAAACAGGAAAGGAAAATTGACTGTCGGGCAATAATCAAGAGCTGGCAGATGGgtcaagtgttttttttaaggaggGGACAATGATGCCAGTTTTGGAAGGGAGGGGAAGCATGAGGAAAGGAAACTATTATCGGTGTCAGCGAGTATGTGGGCTAGGAAAGGATGTTGAGTGAGCAGAAGTTGAGTGGAAGGGGATAAAGAAAAAAGGTGCTGGAACTCATGGTTTTCATGAGTTTGGAGACAGTAGGAATGGAGAAACTGAAAAAAAGGGCAGGATACAGGAATGGGGTGGGCAGGAGACAGAGGAGAAGTTCAGGgcagagagaaaggtggaaataaaGCAGCTATGTAAATAttcttgacacatagaaaaatgaccaggaggaaaagaccagctggttcaTCAAGCATGCCCTCACCATGAGGTTGGAGCATCATGATTAAATACTCCAACCTCATCTCACCTCACGCAGCCAAACAATTTCCTGGGACAGgcaaaaaacaaaagaaaaacaaGGGCTGATAAGGGGAAAAAATACTGTGGAAATTTCCTCTCCGACCCCTTGTCAGGTGATCAAGATACATAGCTGTTATATGATGTGAGCCTGCCCCAGTCAGGAatcagtccagctccctcttgaaggcagAGAGTCAGCACCCACCACATCAACCAGCAACACATTCCAGAGGCTCACTACGCTCTGGGGAATGAAGAACCACCAGTCCACTCCTACTGTTACACAGTTCAACAATGATATTTGATGTCAAGAAGTTTCCTGAGAATTCCATCATCATTCCATTTTTACGCcacgtgtggttaggatctggaatacactgcctgattgtgtggtggaggcagattcaatcatggcttttaaaatggaattagataattatccaaagagaaaagactttcagggctatggggaaaaggcaagggagtgtgactagctgagttgctcttgcatagagccagcacagacatgatgggctgaatggccccctgtgttgtaaccattctataatcccATGGACTGTTAAGCTCTGCACTACCTCCTGGTTCTCGAGATTGTGGATGTTCGCTGGGCTGAGTCTTTCTCCCCCTCATCGGACTAATATCAGGAATCTGATCACCCCTTTAGTCATTGGGACTCTGACGCTTACGAAGTTGTATAATTGTCTAGTCGTTCATCTAACTGTTTCAGGGTCTTTCTGGTCAAACAACCATATCCCTGGATCATCATGGAACTGCTTCCAAAAATCCATCTCTTAGCATTAGCTGACAAAAAAAACCATGGTAATTTTTTTACGTTTTCATTTTGCAGTCTTAATTTTCATTTCCCCCCTTAAGTCAGAATGAAATCACCTATCTGCCCTATTTGCTTGAAATTACTCTCCTTCCATGTGATGGACACACCTAGCTTGCTGCCCAGGTTGCATGTCTGGCTGGAGGATCTATGGAAAGAACCAAACTACATAAATTGGGTCAGATGAATGGAAAACCTTGAGAGATGTAAAAGTTCCGCGACAGTACAAAGATGAAGTTTATCAAAGTGTGAATGTTGACAATCATGAATATCATTCAAGTAAAAATACAGATCACATGGCTTTCGCATGCAGTTAGAACTGATGATCTCAATGGGATTTATGGATTGGCAATATTTTAAAATATCAAAATGTTTGTGTAAAATGAATATCCCCCTGGTATCTCTGCAGAGCTGGCGTATCTCTGCAGTCAGGGAGTTTAGTTGGTATCTCTGATGGGCTGGGATATCTTCTTGTTATATTtgtggagaggaggaggagtagcctcATTGATTAAAGATACTATTACAATATTAGTAAGAGAAGATATAGGTAAGGGAAAGAAATCTGCAGAGACTCTATGGTTAGAATTGAGGAAAAGAGAGGACTTACTACTGTAATGGCAGTTGTCCAAAGGTCTCTTGATAGCAGCGATGAAGTGGCAGAATGTATTAGTTCAGAGACTGGAGAGGCTTGTAGCAAAAGCAAAGTTGTTTTAATGGGAGACTTTTAGTTTCATTAAGATCGGGAAGAGCAGAGTAGCTtaatcagaaaggtagtgaatattCTTGTGTGCATTCCAGTTCATTTTCTGATGCAATATTTtctagaaccaacaagagggcaaccCATACCATTTAGTAATGAGTATTGAACTAGATTTAGTTAATAATCTAACAGTAAGGGAACATTTATCTAACAGTGATCCCAACATGATGAAATTCAATGTTAGGTTTGAGGAAGGGaaatcaccttccaaacctgcgacctttgccatctagaaggacgagggcagcaaatccgtgagaacaccaccagct comes from Heterodontus francisci isolate sHetFra1 chromosome 5, sHetFra1.hap1, whole genome shotgun sequence and encodes:
- the LOC137370310 gene encoding ice nucleation protein-like, with product MASSPRLVLMHGTQLVLMYGIQLVRMHGIQLVRMHGIQLVRMHGIQLVLMYGIQLVLMYGIQLVRMHGIQLVLMYGIQLVLMYGIQLVLMYGIQLVLMYGTQLVRMHGIQLVLMYGIQLVLMHGTQLVLMYEIQLVRMYGIQLVQMYRIQLVLMHGTQLVLMHGTQLVLMYGIQLVRMYGIQLVLMHGTQLVLMHGTQLVRMHGIQLVLMYGIQLVLMHGTQLVLMYGIQLVLMYGIQLVLMYGIQLVRMHGTQLVLMYGIQLVLMYGIQLVLMYGIQLLLMYGTQLVRMHGIQLLLMYGTQLVLMYGIQLVLMYGTQLVRMHGIQLVLMYGIQLVLMYGTQLVRMHGIQLVLMYGIQLVLMHGTQLVLMYEIQLVRMYGIPLVLMHGTQLVLVHGTQLVRMHGIQLVLMYGIQLVLMHGTQLVLMYGIQLVRMYGIQLVPMHGIQLVLMHGNQLVLMHGIQLVLMHGTQLVLMHGTQLVLMYGIQLVLMHGIQLVLMHGIQLVLMHGIQLVLMHRTQLVLMYGIQLVLMYGTQLVLMYGTQLVLMHGTQLVLIYGTQLVLMHRTQLVLMYGTQLVLMYGTQLVLMYGTQLVLKYETQLVLMYGTQLVLMYGTQLVLMHRTQLVLMYGTQLVLMYGTQLVLMYGTQLVLMHETQLVLKYETQLVLMYGTQLVLMYGTQLVLMYGTQLVLMHRTQLVLMYGTQLVLMHGTQLVLMHRTPLVLTYGTQLVLMHRTQLVLMYGTQLVLMYGTELVLMYGTQLVLMYGTPLVLMYGTPLVLMHGTQLVLMYGTELVLMYGIQLVLMYGIQLVLMYGIQLVLMYGIQLVLMYGTQLVRMHGIQLVLMYGIQLVLMHGTQLVLMYEIQLVRMYGIQLVQMYRIQLVLMHGTQLVLMHGTQLVLMYGIQLVRMYGIQLVLMHGTQLVLMHGTQLVRMHGIQLVLMYGIQLVLMHGTQLVLMYGIQLVLMYGIQLVLMYGIQLVRMHGIQLVLMYGIQLVLMYGIQLVLMYGIQLVLMYGTQLVRMHGIQLLLMYGTQLVLMYGIQLVLMYGTQLVRMHGIQLVLMYGIQLVLMYGTQLVRMHGIQLVLMYGIQLVLMHGTQLVLMYEIQLVRMYGIPLVLMHGTQLVLVHGTQLVRMHGIQLVLMYGIQLVLMHGTQLVLMYGIQLVRMYGIQLVPMHGIQLVLMHGNQLVLMHGIQLVLMHGTQLVLMHGTQLVLMYGIQLVLMHGIQLVLMHGIQLVLMHGIQLVLMHRTQLVLMSGIQLVLMYGTQLVLMYGTQLVLMHGTQLVLIYGTQLVLMHRTQLVLMYGTQLVLMYGTQLVLMYGTQLVLKYETQLVLMYGTQLVLMYGTQLVLMHRTQLVLMYGTQLVLMYGTQLVLMYGTQLVLMHETQLVLKYETQLVLMYGTQLVLMYGTQLVLMYGTQLVLMHRTQLVLMYGTQLVLMHGTQLVLMHRTPLVLTYGTQLVLMHRTQLVLMYGTQLVLMYGTELVLMYGTQLVLMYGTPLVLMYGTPLVLMHGTQLVLMYGTELVLMYGAQLVLLHGSQMVLMREAQLVLHTYEHTN